A window from Candidatus Binatia bacterium encodes these proteins:
- a CDS encoding methyltransferase domain-containing protein, whose translation MDVVGAIDEPLSPELKSRAPFHFILCTEILEHVARWDVAFANLAQLLASGGRLLVTCPHFYPPHEEPYDFWRPTHNALEWHAEEVGLKVLEVRRAGDAWDILGTMLAVTHFRAARGKVLDHIAAAISQAVRRGVAAALRSPSLRRRMRIRGPMYLALFAVFEKQPP comes from the coding sequence GTGGACGTGGTGGGCGCCATCGATGAGCCGCTGTCGCCAGAGTTGAAGAGCCGTGCTCCCTTCCACTTCATTCTCTGCACCGAGATTCTCGAGCACGTCGCACGCTGGGACGTTGCGTTCGCAAATCTGGCGCAGCTCTTGGCCTCCGGCGGAAGGCTGCTCGTCACGTGCCCGCACTTCTATCCGCCCCATGAGGAGCCGTATGACTTCTGGCGCCCCACTCATAATGCGCTCGAGTGGCATGCGGAGGAAGTTGGACTCAAAGTGTTGGAAGTGCGCCGCGCCGGCGATGCGTGGGATATTTTAGGCACCATGTTGGCGGTCACCCATTTTAGGGCCGCGCGAGGCAAAGTGTTGGATCACATCGCGGCGGCGATCTCCCAAGCTGTGCGTCGAGGCGTAGCCGCAGCCCTGCGGAGCCCCTCGTTGCGGCGGCGAATGCGCATCAGAGGTCCCATGTATCTCGCGTTGTTCGCCGTGTTCGAGAAGCAGCCACCATGA
- a CDS encoding glycosyltransferase family 4 protein, producing the protein MAGFAWGGSEELWAAAAREALAVGHRVVALVPRWRPRAPGIERLMDAGATVFERHRFHSKKLRRLVDRLTLRYWSLSRHQPELLCISEGAAYDFLSGEHGMALQQLTRGHRIPYVVVCQYNDEMLLTNQGLRNRALAFYGGAARVVFVAHHNRRLAERQLACRLPNAVVVQNPLILANTTPVPWRTRSETVRFCSVARLHTRHKGQDVLLEAFSASVWRQRPWELRLYGAGPDDDYLHRLAQMFDIADRVKFMGHVPDVGTLWAENDILVLSSYGEGTPLALMEAMLCGRPAVVTDVGGNTDWVEESATGFVAPAATRHSLGAALERAWAARDQWVQMGQQAHEVALARHDPNAGRTLLGILEVAARTGRSGQ; encoded by the coding sequence ATGGCCGGATTTGCCTGGGGTGGGAGCGAGGAGCTGTGGGCGGCCGCAGCCCGAGAAGCCTTAGCCGTTGGTCATCGGGTGGTCGCCTTGGTGCCGCGCTGGCGACCACGCGCTCCAGGCATCGAGCGACTGATGGATGCCGGCGCCACCGTCTTCGAGCGGCACCGGTTCCATTCCAAGAAGCTACGACGATTGGTCGATCGCCTGACGTTGCGCTACTGGTCGCTCTCTCGTCACCAGCCGGAGCTCTTGTGCATCAGCGAGGGTGCTGCGTACGACTTCCTGAGCGGTGAGCACGGCATGGCACTTCAGCAACTCACGCGGGGACACCGTATCCCGTATGTGGTGGTCTGCCAGTACAACGATGAGATGCTGCTGACGAACCAAGGCTTGCGCAACCGCGCCCTGGCCTTTTACGGGGGTGCCGCCCGTGTCGTCTTTGTGGCTCACCACAATCGTCGCCTGGCCGAACGGCAGCTCGCCTGTCGGTTGCCGAACGCCGTAGTCGTTCAGAATCCGCTGATTCTGGCAAACACGACGCCCGTCCCTTGGCGCACGCGTTCCGAAACCGTACGTTTCTGCAGTGTGGCGCGCCTGCATACTCGGCATAAGGGACAAGACGTGCTCTTGGAAGCGTTCAGCGCATCGGTCTGGAGGCAAAGGCCTTGGGAGCTACGGCTCTACGGAGCGGGACCGGACGACGACTACTTGCACAGGCTGGCGCAGATGTTCGACATTGCCGACCGGGTGAAATTCATGGGACACGTACCGGACGTCGGAACATTGTGGGCGGAAAACGATATCTTGGTTCTATCATCGTACGGCGAAGGGACTCCGCTCGCGCTCATGGAGGCCATGCTGTGCGGCCGTCCAGCGGTGGTCACCGACGTCGGCGGCAACACGGATTGGGTCGAGGAGAGCGCAACCGGATTTGTCGCCCCAGCAGCGACGCGTCACTCACTGGGGGCGGCCCTCGAGCGAGCCTGGGCTGCACGTGATCAATGGGTGCAGATGGGGCAGCAAGCGCATGAGGTAGCGCTCGCAAGACACGATCCGAACGCCGGCCGCACATTGCTTGGGATTCTAGAGGTTGCGGCTCGAACAGGCCGTTCAGGGCAATAG
- a CDS encoding glycosyltransferase family 87 protein — protein MRRFADAVGAASRWLASVQGRRWLLRGLLAYAVVGFCVWIRRPGDFEGYLIAGNLVLSGRHIYLDAPAGVNTWPPFFSLLSVPLALLAAPTPYLARGFWLLLNFACLLLVLRMIARLVYDRELSLRAETPGLSLVAPELLVPLLLCDRYVSGNFDHLQANIVLFALALGGLYLQATRREVVGSIALGCAAAVKVMAVLFIPYFVYRRRWRAAAYTAAAAAAFSLSPILIFGWERFWNYLAAWRAALAVGWGVGKMNQSVFAMWDRFIGHGLPAFTGSGINDIPASGNPLVTVAVAGTAIVVGALSLWACRNQSSDRWSDLAEWSIVSIAGTLFGPVSWKAYLVVLLLPITLLFAAWRSPGIDARTRRALGTVLLASFFMGGLTSPGFIGKALAGTLEMAAFPTLSGLLVLGGCLLLRAHLGGQARTRGAWRP, from the coding sequence GTGAGACGGTTCGCCGACGCGGTCGGCGCGGCCAGTCGTTGGCTGGCCAGCGTGCAGGGACGCCGCTGGCTGCTGCGGGGGCTGCTCGCCTATGCCGTCGTCGGTTTCTGCGTGTGGATACGGCGCCCCGGAGACTTTGAGGGCTACCTGATCGCCGGCAATCTCGTGTTGTCCGGTCGCCACATCTATCTCGATGCGCCCGCCGGCGTGAACACGTGGCCACCGTTCTTCAGCCTGTTGTCCGTGCCGCTGGCGTTGCTCGCCGCGCCGACGCCGTACCTGGCGCGCGGGTTCTGGCTGCTCCTGAACTTCGCGTGCCTCCTGCTCGTCCTGCGGATGATCGCGCGGCTGGTGTACGATCGGGAACTGAGCCTGCGTGCCGAGACGCCGGGCCTGTCGCTGGTCGCGCCCGAGTTGCTCGTCCCGCTGCTGCTCTGCGACCGCTACGTCAGCGGTAACTTCGACCATCTGCAGGCCAACATCGTGCTCTTCGCCCTGGCGCTCGGCGGCTTGTACCTGCAGGCCACGCGGCGCGAAGTGGTGGGCAGCATCGCACTCGGGTGCGCCGCTGCCGTCAAGGTCATGGCTGTCCTCTTCATTCCGTATTTCGTTTACCGCCGCCGCTGGCGGGCTGCGGCGTACACCGCTGCTGCCGCCGCTGCGTTCTCCCTCAGCCCCATCCTGATCTTTGGCTGGGAGCGCTTTTGGAACTACTTGGCCGCCTGGCGCGCGGCGCTTGCCGTCGGCTGGGGCGTGGGAAAAATGAACCAGTCGGTCTTTGCGATGTGGGACCGGTTCATCGGCCACGGTCTGCCGGCGTTCACCGGCAGCGGCATCAACGACATCCCGGCGTCGGGCAACCCGCTCGTCACGGTTGCGGTTGCCGGCACGGCGATCGTTGTCGGGGCACTGAGCCTGTGGGCCTGCCGCAATCAGAGCAGCGACCGATGGTCGGACCTGGCAGAATGGAGCATCGTGTCCATTGCCGGTACGCTGTTCGGTCCGGTGAGTTGGAAGGCTTACCTCGTCGTGTTGCTGCTGCCCATAACGCTGCTCTTTGCGGCGTGGCGCTCACCGGGCATTGACGCACGCACACGCCGAGCCCTCGGAACCGTGCTGCTGGCGTCCTTCTTCATGGGTGGGCTGACCTCTCCCGGATTCATTGGCAAGGCGCTGGCCGGCACGCTGGAGATGGCGGCGTTTCCGACGCTTTCCGGACTGCTGGTCCTCGGTGGTTGCCTCTTGCTACGGGCGCACCTCGGCGGCCAGGCCCGCACCAGGGGGGCTTGGCGCCCTTGA
- a CDS encoding glycosyltransferase, whose product MVTDDPAVSILIATRNRARRLPRLLESLELARRAAQVQVEVMVADNGSTDGTAGLLEQWSAAGPGRVRLFVEQPGKSRALNRALRLAQAPLLAFTDDDVEVTRNWITSLVAFFAERPHYDAAMGRVVVPPEVTDPAVLARVARYRGVVPLFDMGEAVCDVSDMYGCNMVVRRLVFDRVGLFNEDLGPGAAGLHDDIDLARRIRNAGMRIGYMRDAVVYHEVDPARLTDQYYRDFQLRLGRSGFEMDPKASSWRNVRRLLESAVGLAWWSLLGASSRRTRAWGRVVRHADLIWWGRQRSRERRAAGGSRSP is encoded by the coding sequence GTGGTTACCGACGATCCGGCCGTCTCGATTCTGATCGCCACGCGAAACCGCGCCCGGCGATTGCCGCGTCTTCTGGAAAGCCTGGAGCTCGCGAGGCGGGCAGCTCAAGTCCAGGTCGAAGTGATGGTCGCCGACAACGGTTCCACGGACGGTACCGCGGGACTGCTGGAACAGTGGAGTGCAGCGGGACCAGGGCGCGTCCGCCTGTTTGTTGAACAGCCCGGAAAGTCGCGTGCGCTGAATCGTGCTCTGCGGCTGGCGCAGGCTCCACTTCTGGCCTTTACCGATGACGATGTGGAGGTCACGCGAAATTGGATCACGTCCCTGGTGGCCTTCTTTGCTGAACGCCCCCACTATGACGCGGCTATGGGCCGCGTCGTGGTCCCACCCGAAGTAACCGACCCGGCAGTGTTGGCACGCGTGGCCCGCTACCGCGGCGTGGTGCCGCTATTTGATATGGGTGAGGCGGTATGTGACGTGAGCGACATGTACGGCTGCAATATGGTGGTGCGCCGACTGGTTTTCGACCGGGTCGGGCTCTTCAATGAGGATCTCGGGCCGGGCGCCGCTGGCTTGCACGACGACATCGACTTGGCACGGCGGATCCGCAACGCCGGAATGCGTATCGGCTACATGCGTGACGCCGTCGTGTATCATGAGGTGGATCCTGCCCGCCTCACGGACCAGTACTACCGCGACTTTCAGCTCCGCCTGGGCCGCAGTGGCTTTGAAATGGACCCGAAGGCGTCGTCCTGGCGCAACGTCCGCCGGCTATTGGAATCTGCCGTCGGATTGGCGTGGTGGAGTCTTCTCGGTGCATCGAGCCGGCGTACGCGAGCGTGGGGCCGGGTGGTCCGCCACGCGGATCTCATTTGGTGGGGTCGGCAGCGCAGCCGAGAACGGCGGGCGGCAGGCGGTAGCCGTTCGCCATAG